The DNA region TGGTTCGCCGAGTCCGCCTACAGCGGTTCGCTGGAGCGGTACCTGGAGACGTTCACGCACACCGTGGCGGTCATGCAGACCCGGGAGACGATCATCCGGGTCGCGTCCGAGTGCGTGCAGGACCTGGCCGCCGACGGCGTCGTGTACGCCGAGGTGCGGTTCGCCCCGGAACTGCACGTCGAGCAGGGCCTGACCCTGGACCAGGTCGTGCAGGCCGTCCTCGACGGATTCCAGGCCGGCATGCGCGCGGCGGCCGCGAACGGCCACCCCATCCGGGTCGGCACCCTGCTGACCGCGATGCGGCACGCCGCCCGGTCCCGGGAGATCGCCGAGCTGGCCATCGACTTCCGCGACCGCGGGGTCGTCGGGTTCGACATCGCCGGTGCCGAGGCCGGGTTCCCGCCCACCCGGCACCTGGACGCGTTCGAGTACCTGCGCCGGGAGAACTTCCGCTTCACCATCCACGCCGGGGAGGCGTTCGGTCTGCCGTCGATCTGGGAGGCCATCCAGTGGTGCGGGGCGGACCGGCTCGGCCACGGGGTGCGCATCGTCGACGACATCACCGTCGACCGGGGGTCGGGCTCCGACGGTCGGCCGAATCTGGGCCGGCTGGCCGGTTACGTCCGGGACCGGCGGATCCCGCTGGAGATGGCGCCGACCTCGAACGTGCAGACCGGCGCCGCCGCGTCGATCGCCGACCATCCCATCGGGCTGCTCACCGAACTGGGGTTCCGGGTCACGGTCAACACCGACAACCGGCTGATGTCCGGCTGCTCGATGACCAGCGAGATGGCCGGCCTGGTCGAGGCGTTCGGCTACGGGTGGGACACGTTGCAGTGGTTCACGGTGAACGCCATGAAGTCGGCGTTCATCCCGTTCGACGAGCGGCTGGCCATCATCAACGACGTCATCAAGCCGGGATACGACCGGCTGCGCAACGGCTGAGCGGGGTGGGGGGCGCCGGTCCGGCGCCCCCGTGCCCTCACGCGCTCTCGGCCTCGGCGGCGCCGCGGTCCCATTCCAGCCCGGCGGCGAACCGGTCGCGGAGCACGGTCCAGGTGGCGATCTCGTCGTCGAACGGCGGGGAGGGCGGCTGCCGGTCCGGGTCGGGCCTGGAAGCGGCGTTCAGCAGCTGACCCAGCGGCGTGGCGGTCGACAGGGCCTCGACCGTCTCCTCGTCCCCGCGGGCGGTGGCCGCGTCGGTGAGCAGCTCGACGGCCAGGGCGAGCTGCGCCGGGTCGGTCGCCTCCGCACTGAGTTCCTCGTCCAGCGGACCGGCCTGCCGGTTCCGCGGGACGAACACCTCGGGCCCCTCCCGCAGGGCGGCCTCGTAGCCGTCCAGCAGGTAGGTGTTCTCCGGGCCGGCCAGGACGGCGGCGTCGCCGTCGGCGACGGCGCGTCGCACCTCGGGCCACACCTCGAGCCCGGCGAGGTCGTGGTCGTGGCCCTCGACGGTCAGGAAGTTCTCCAGCTCGCCCGGCGACGACCACACCAGGATCCGGCCGTGGTCGGCCAGGAACACCGGGGTCTCGTCCAGGTAGCAGCGGAGCGTCCAGCCGGTGCGACCGTCGACCGTGACCTCGAGGCAGTCGATGCCGATGTCGTCCCAGAACTCCAGGTCCTCGTCGCGGTCCTCGTCGGGCTCGTCCTGCGGGGCGACCGTGCGCGCGGCGGCGGCGATGGCGGCGGCCTCCTCCTGCGCGGCCGTCAGCGCCACGGCGTCGATGTCCGGGGTGGCGACGACGGAGTCGAGGGCGTCGACCACCTCGTCCCACCGCTCGGCGACGACGGCCCCCATCTCGTCCCACAGCTTCTCGCCCTGCCGGCCGGAGAACGCCTGCTCGCCCAGCGGGAGCACGGCGAACCCGTCGGCCGAGTCGAGGATCTCCTCGACCTTCTCCAACCCGCACACCTCGGCCAGCGAACGCACGATGGCCACCGTGTCGGCCAGCTCGGCCAGTGTCCAGATGTCCGGGACCTCGGCGACCAGGTCGGGGACCCCGACGACGTCGAAACGATGATCGTCGTCCGGCGTCAGCTCGTCGATGAGCAGCGCCCGCGCGGTCGCCCACTCCGGGTGGTCGGTCAGGTCGTGCTCGGCGCCACTGCGGACGAACGCGGCCAACCGGGTCGAATCGGGGAAGACGTAGAGGTCGTCGCCGTGCCCGAGGAAGGCCTCCCAGTCCTCGCCGTCCTCCCGCCAGCGTGGCGCCCAGAGGGTGACCATGTTGCCGTCGGTCAGGCCGAGTTCGATGGGAACGATCTCCGGTGCCACCTGGGGGTCCTCTCGGGGCAGGGTCTGGGCGGGCGGGGACCGTCGCCGAGCCCCCGGGCGAGCCTAGCGACTGCGGGGCCGCTGCTGGTCAGGCCGCGGCGCGCCCACCCGGTACTCTCGCCGTGCTCAGATCGTCATCACCCGGTCGGACTCGTCCCGTGGCCCGTCTCACACCCGATGGGTGCAACAACGTCGCTGCGGGTGACGACGTCCTGAGCAGGACACCCACGAACCCACCCCGCTGTGCGTGACGACCACTCCCGCCCACCGGTCACCGGTTCGAACCACCACCACCAGCTCCCGCCGCCGTGAGCCCGCGGGATCGAGGAACAGATGAGTGCGTCCCAGGCTTTGGAAGTGATCCGCCGACACGGCAGCGCCCGTGACGTCCAGACGGCCCTGTACTACGTCACCCGGGGACGGACGGCGATGCTGCTCGACCTCGCCCGGTCCGTGCAGCCGGCCGCCGGCCCCGACGGGACGGAGAACGGCGCGGGCGCGGTGCTCCGCGACCGCATCGAGACCACCCCGCGGGTCGACGTCGTCCTCTCCGACCGGCTCGGCTGACCCGGGCCGGTCGTAACCGGGTGGCCCGAGCCCGGCCGCGCAGGACAAGATGGCGGGGCACGACCCGCCCACGCCGTACCGATGGTGCCCCGGAGGTTCCCATGGCCGACCCGACCGACGACACGACCCCTGCACCCACCGAGTCCGACGCCCCGGTGGACGCCAAGGCCGCGTTCGCGGCGGCGTTGGCCAAGAAGAAGGCCGCCGGGCAGCAGCGGTCGGCCCACCTGGACGGCCACGGCGGCGTCGGGGGATCCACGGCCAACAACAAGGCCACCCGTCAGTTCCGTCGCAAGTCCGGATGATCTGTCCGCGCTGCGGGCAGCCCGGGACCGCGGGGCAGTACTGCGGCCGGTGCGGGCTGCACCTGGTCGGGTCGACCGGTCCGGTGCGCCTGGACAAGCCGACGCAGCAGTTCGGGGCCCCGCCGACCGGACCGGTGCCGTCGTACCCGCCGCCCGACCCGGCCACCCGGTACGCGATGCCGGGACCGGCGGGCGCGGTGGGCGGCCCGCCGCGGCGGCCGGGTGGCGGCCGGGTCGTGGTGCTGGTGGCCGTGGTCGCGCTCCTCGTGCTGGCCGGCGGGGCGGCCGCCTTCCTCGCCTTCCGCGGTAGCGGCGGGGAGACCACCGGTGCCGTGGCCGCGCCGGCACCGGTCACGACGGCGACGCCGGCCCCCACGACATCCGCCACCAAGGCCGCCGTCGGCGGTGCGGCACCGAGCACCGTGGTGCTGACCACCACCGTCACCCCGACCGTCTCCGCCACCGGTCTGTCCGGGGTGGCCGATCAGCCCATCGCCTGCAATTCCGGGTCCTTCGTGCTGCTGGCCTCCGAGACCGACGAGGCGTCTTTCGTCCGCCGGGTCGACGAGGTGCGGGCCGCCGGTCAACTGCCGGCCGGGGCCCACCGGACCACGACCTCGGCCGGGTGCGGGCTGTTCACCTCGGACGCCTGGGTGCTCTGGTCGGGGCCGTTCACGACGGCTGCCGATGCCTGCACGACCCGGCTGGCGGGACCGTTCGACGCTTCCGTCCGCAGCTCGGTACCCGGCGACAGCTCGTCCAGCTCCTGCGCCTGCGTGACGACGATCGGATCGCCGCCGACCCTGTACCCGGGGTCGGCTCGCAGCCAGTGGACCGGTGAGCTGCAGCGCCTCCTCGCACTCAAGCTCAACGACGAGGTCGGCGAGCTGAACTCCGCAACCTGGGGCGTCTTCACCCCGGCGCTGGCTGATGCGGTCCGTCGGTTCCAGGCCACCCGCGGCCTGACGGTCGACGGTGAGGTCGGGGCGCAGACCTGGACGGCTCTACGCAGCGCCGGCTGCTGATCCACTGATCGCGCGTTCGAACGACAACGGCCGCCCGACCCCGCAGTGGGGTCGGGCGGCCGTCGTCGTGAGGCGGTGGTCAGGCCTGACGGGCTGCGATGCGGGACATCTCGGCGCGATCGACGACCTTGACGCGGCCACGGCCGTGCGGCTCGCCGGCGGCCAGCTCGTGGGCGTCCAACCGGTCCCAGCCGGCGAAGTCGGTGACCGGCAGGCCCTTGGCGGCCAGCAGGGCGTCGACGTCGGCGGCGGTGCGCTGGGTGGCGCGCGACAGCTCGGGCGCGTCCTCCAGCAGGTTCGTGATGGTCTCGGCGGCGTCGGACTTGGTGTGGCCGATGAGTCCGACCGGTCCGCGCTTGACCCAGCCGGTCGCGTAGACCCCGGGCAGCGGGGCGCCGTCGAGGTTCAGCACCCGTCCGCCGGCGTTGGGCAGCACCAGCTTGGCGTGGTCGAACGGCAGGTCCTCGATGGCCTCGGACCGGTAGCCGACGGCCCGGTACACGGCCTGCACGTCCCAGTCGGTGAACAGGCCGGTGCCGCCGACGGTGCCGTCGCCGCGCAGTTCCTGACGCTCGGTGCGCAGTCCGGCGACCCCGCCGTCGGCGTCGGTGACGATCTCGACCGGGTTCTCCAGGAAGTGGATGTGGATGCGGCGGTGCGGGCCCGGCTTGGGGTCGCGCATGGCCCACTCGCTGAGCACGTCGACGACCATGCGCAGGGACTTGCTGCGGGCCAGGGCGGACTCGGACTCGTCGTCGAATTCCATGCCCTCGGGGGCGACGATGACCTGCACGTTGGGGGAGTGGTCCAGCTCGCGCAGCTCGACCGGGGTGAACTTGGCCTGGGCCGGCCCGCGGCGGGCGAACATGTGGACGTCGGTGACGGCCGAGTCGGCCAGCACGGCGTGCACGTGCGCGGGGATGTCGGTGACCAGCATCTCGTCGGCCGACTTGGCCAGGACGCGGGCGACGTCCAGGGCGACGTTGCCGACGCCGATGACGGCGACGTGCTTGGCCCCGGTCAGGTCCCAGTGCAGCTCGCGGTCCGGGTGCGAGTCGTAGAAGGCGACGAAGTCGGCCGCACCGTAGGAGCGGTCGGCCTCCTCGCCGGGGATGCCCATCGACCGGTCGCGCTCGGCGCCGGTGGCGAAGACGACGGCGTCGTAGAACTCGCGCAGCTCGTCGACCTTGATGTCGACGCCGACGTGCGTGTTGCCGACGAAGCGGATGCGCGGGTTTTCCATCACCCGGTGCAGGGCGACGATGATCTGCTTGATCCGCGGGTGGTCGGGCGCGACGCCGTAACGGATCAGGCCGTACGGGGTGGGCAGGCGGTCGAAGATGTCGACGCTGGCGTCCGGATCGCGGGTGGTGAGGATGTCGGCGGCGTAGATGCCGGCCGGACCGGCGCCGACCACGGCGACGCGAAGAGCCTCGGACATTTCAGATCTCCTGGCAGGTTAGGCAACCCTTCCATGCTAGGTCGTCGCCAGGCGTCAGGAGATGGATCGTGACCGAGGTCATGAGTGGGGCCTGATGCGGCCGAACCCCGCCGCCGGCCGCATCAGGCTCCCACTGATGACATCGTCCGACAGCACTGAGTTATTACACAACCACGAAGAGTATTCGTTTCTGGCGCACCTACTTCCTGCGCGCTCACCGAGTGCGACGAAACGATCAGTCCCACGCCGTCTCGTCGGCCCCGTCCGGACCGATGTCCCGGCACAGGTGCACCGCGTAGGCCCAGACGGCGAAGACGAAGGCCGCGCCGAAGGTCGCCAGGTCGGACAGATGGATCATGAGCTCCCCCGAGGATGGGTCCGGGTGGTCGCCGCGACCCGAACAGCGGGGCCGGGAGCGGCCGATGCTGTGGGCGACTTCAGTGAGCCAGCTCCCGATGACGCCGGTGTTACCCGGCGCTGTGATCCCGGCTACCCCGCTTTAGTAGCCCCCACCTCCGGCCAGCGAGACCGCGCCGGTGGGGTGCCAGACCGTCTTGTACTCGAGGAACGCGCGCAACCGGGCTGTGCCCGTCGGCACGAGCAGGCTCGTGCCGGCCGGGGGGACGAAGACCCGGGTCACGGTGTCGGCGGCCGCCCGCTCGGCGGCCACCCGCAGGTCGTGGTGCTCGGCCGCGGCGACACCGGTCAGATCGAGGGCGTTGACGTCGGCGTGCGCCGCGAGCACCGGCAACAGCTCGGCCACGTGCCCGGTCAGCACATTGACGACGCCACCGGGTAGGTCCGACGTGGCCAGGACCTCGGCCAGGGTGACGGCGGGCAGCGGTCGGTGCGCGTCCGCGACGACGACCACGGTGTTCCCGCCGGCGATGG from Nakamurella flava includes:
- a CDS encoding FAD-dependent oxidoreductase produces the protein MSEALRVAVVGAGPAGIYAADILTTRDPDASVDIFDRLPTPYGLIRYGVAPDHPRIKQIIVALHRVMENPRIRFVGNTHVGVDIKVDELREFYDAVVFATGAERDRSMGIPGEEADRSYGAADFVAFYDSHPDRELHWDLTGAKHVAVIGVGNVALDVARVLAKSADEMLVTDIPAHVHAVLADSAVTDVHMFARRGPAQAKFTPVELRELDHSPNVQVIVAPEGMEFDDESESALARSKSLRMVVDVLSEWAMRDPKPGPHRRIHIHFLENPVEIVTDADGGVAGLRTERQELRGDGTVGGTGLFTDWDVQAVYRAVGYRSEAIEDLPFDHAKLVLPNAGGRVLNLDGAPLPGVYATGWVKRGPVGLIGHTKSDAAETITNLLEDAPELSRATQRTAADVDALLAAKGLPVTDFAGWDRLDAHELAAGEPHGRGRVKVVDRAEMSRIAARQA
- a CDS encoding DUF5302 family protein; translated protein: MADPTDDTTPAPTESDAPVDAKAAFAAALAKKKAAGQQRSAHLDGHGGVGGSTANNKATRQFRRKSG
- a CDS encoding adenosine deaminase — protein: MPAELTEDNIRRAPKVLLHDHLDGGLRPATLVDLAEQIGYTDLPTTDVPALAAWFAESAYSGSLERYLETFTHTVAVMQTRETIIRVASECVQDLAADGVVYAEVRFAPELHVEQGLTLDQVVQAVLDGFQAGMRAAAANGHPIRVGTLLTAMRHAARSREIAELAIDFRDRGVVGFDIAGAEAGFPPTRHLDAFEYLRRENFRFTIHAGEAFGLPSIWEAIQWCGADRLGHGVRIVDDITVDRGSGSDGRPNLGRLAGYVRDRRIPLEMAPTSNVQTGAAASIADHPIGLLTELGFRVTVNTDNRLMSGCSMTSEMAGLVEAFGYGWDTLQWFTVNAMKSAFIPFDERLAIINDVIKPGYDRLRNG
- a CDS encoding primosomal protein; protein product: MAPEIVPIELGLTDGNMVTLWAPRWREDGEDWEAFLGHGDDLYVFPDSTRLAAFVRSGAEHDLTDHPEWATARALLIDELTPDDDHRFDVVGVPDLVAEVPDIWTLAELADTVAIVRSLAEVCGLEKVEEILDSADGFAVLPLGEQAFSGRQGEKLWDEMGAVVAERWDEVVDALDSVVATPDIDAVALTAAQEEAAAIAAAARTVAPQDEPDEDRDEDLEFWDDIGIDCLEVTVDGRTGWTLRCYLDETPVFLADHGRILVWSSPGELENFLTVEGHDHDLAGLEVWPEVRRAVADGDAAVLAGPENTYLLDGYEAALREGPEVFVPRNRQAGPLDEELSAEATDPAQLALAVELLTDAATARGDEETVEALSTATPLGQLLNAASRPDPDRQPPSPPFDDEIATWTVLRDRFAAGLEWDRGAAEAESA
- a CDS encoding peptidoglycan-binding domain-containing protein; amino-acid sequence: MICPRCGQPGTAGQYCGRCGLHLVGSTGPVRLDKPTQQFGAPPTGPVPSYPPPDPATRYAMPGPAGAVGGPPRRPGGGRVVVLVAVVALLVLAGGAAAFLAFRGSGGETTGAVAAPAPVTTATPAPTTSATKAAVGGAAPSTVVLTTTVTPTVSATGLSGVADQPIACNSGSFVLLASETDEASFVRRVDEVRAAGQLPAGAHRTTTSAGCGLFTSDAWVLWSGPFTTAADACTTRLAGPFDASVRSSVPGDSSSSSCACVTTIGSPPTLYPGSARSQWTGELQRLLALKLNDEVGELNSATWGVFTPALADAVRRFQATRGLTVDGEVGAQTWTALRSAGC